In Acidobacteriota bacterium, the genomic window TTCCGCCCCCCACCGCCGGCAGGTGCGCCAGCGATCCAAGTCCGCTGGCGACCATCACGAGGGTCAAACCACCCAGATTGATTCCGTTCATGGGGCTGCCGAGCGCCTGCGCCGCGCTCCAGTAGGTGGCCAGCACCAGCAGCCAGACCGCAGCGGTAGATAACAAGGCGAGCAGCAGATTCGGCAGATCGCCGATCACCGCCAAGGCTGAAATAAAGTGGTCAAAGATGCTCCGCAAATTCGCGCGGAATTTGTCTGGCAGCAACTGCGTCATGGCCCGAAGAATATTGCGGGCAATGGAAGGATAGTAGTGGAGGACAGTAAGGACACAGGAAAGACCAATAGTCATTACCAGAAGGACGACTCCAGCGCGACGAAAACTTTCGAGCAAGCTGCTCGCGGTGGTTCCCGCAGCAATAGCTGGCGGCCAAAGCCAGAGCGAGGCACCGAGCAAACCGACAATGGCGAGGCTATCCAGAATGCGCTCCAGCGTCCATGCACCAATCTGGGAGGAAACGGCCACACCTTCCTTCTTGGCGATCAGAAACGGGCGGATAAACTCACCCGGGCGGCCAACGATACCTACAATCGCAAAGCCGATCACGGTGGACACCAGCACATTTTTCAGGTTGGTCGCTCTCGTGGGACGCAGCATAACCTGCCAGCGGAGTGCGCGTAGCAGGTAAGTGGAGCCGATAAATAGAGTCGCCAGAATCAGGTAATAGGGATTGGCACTGGAAACAGTGCTCCAGAACCCAGGTGATTGGAACTGCTGAAAATGCGGATTGGAAGAAACCTGGTAGATTGCCCAGACAACTCCGGCTACCAGCACCAATCCCGCAATCAGGTATCGCTTGCGCATCTTCATTAGCTCAGGGCTGAGGGCTCCAGCGGCTCATGGCCAGGAACTCCGTCAGCCGACGGCGGTGGAACCGGCGAGAATTTTGTCTCCCGCTGGAAATGGAGACACCCGTTCCTCTAACCATAATGTGGGATAGGCGGCGGATTGAAAAGTGGCGCGAATGGAACGGAGCAATTCCGACCGTCTCTTAGGACAACCGAATTACTCCTTTTCCGTTGGCGGCGCAGTGGGGCGAGGTGGACGAGGGGAACGCGAATGCGACGATCCCCGGCGTGGTCGTCCGCCACCGCTGGGACCCCGTCTTCCGGGCTGTGCTGCCCCGCCCCGGCGGCGTGGTTTGGGTGCTTCCGGGCTGGCGGCAATTGCCCCCTTACTGGAGCTGGAAGCTTCGGCAATTATTTCAGGCGCACCCTGCAATGAGGCTGGAGCGGCTTCCGGCCGAATCACCACGGCTGCGGGCATTGGAGTGGTAGCTGGGACGTGCTTGGCCGCCCTCGACGGACCGTAAGAATCACGGCTGGGAGAAAACTGGACACCCGGTCGCACCCGCCAAATGGAGTCTGCATCGGGCTCCAGCCGAACCAAACCCACGTCCTGGGCATAGTTCAACAGCTCGGCAAACTGGCTGAAGCCATAACGCTTTTCATCGAACTCCGGTTCGACTCGCTGGACGTAATCCTTCACTTCGCTGAAACTTAATTCGCCCCACAGGTCATTCTCGTCAATCACCTTGAGCGACCGGAACAGAATGGGCAGCGCGTCCTCGGATTGCAGTAGCGGATCAGCGGGCGGATTGGCGACGGAGGCGGCAGGCTGCTCGACGAGCAACTGGCCGTCCACGCGCTTTATCTCGATCATGCGCTCCTTCTGCAGCATCTCCATGAACTGCCGGAAAGAGCTGGCGCCATAGTCGCGCTCCGTGAAGGTGGAGTCGAGCTGCATCATGGTGCTCTTCAGTAACCCAAGCTGCGGAGTTACTTCACGCCGCGCGATCACCTCTAGCGTGCGATAGAGGAGCGAAGCAACGTGGGAAAGTGGCAGCGCCGCGCTGGACCTTGGAGACTGCTGGGGCGACTGCTGGGGCGCGCGCGGTGATTGCATTTGGCGGGTTGGCCGCTGCGTGGACGCGCTAGGCGTTGGCGTACCCAACAGGCTTTCGTAGCTGATGAACTCGCGGCAATTGCGCTGCAATATGGTGCTCGTAAACGCCTTGCCCCCCACCACATAAACTGTCTTGTTGTATTGCTTGAGCTTTTCGACCAGCGAGATGAAATCGCTATCGCCGGAAACAATAGCGAAGGCGTCAATGTGCGGCTTGGTGAGAGCCATCTCCAGCGCATCCAGTGAGAGGTTGATGTCCGCGCCGTTTTTGTCGCCGCGCGGGCCGGGATGACGCTGGACCATCTGGACGCCATGTTGGGAAAGCGAACGGCTCATCTGCCCATGCCGAGTCCAGTCGCCATAGGCGATCTTGGTGAGAATCTCGCCGCGCTCTTTCAGTGCTTCCAGCACAGGAGAGACATCAAACTCGCGCCGCAGCGTATTCTTCACGCCAATCTCGATGTTGTCAAAATCAATAAAGACCGCAATGCGGTGTCGCTCTTCCATGAAAATCCTTTCTAAAGTGGCAAATACATATTGGTGCCGGTGTGGTCAGCGGCAGAGGACACTGAGGCTCGGATTAGTTTTTCCAGTCTGCGATAAAGACGTTGGTGTCGCCCTGCTTCGCGGCATTCCGATTGGAGCCAAAGACCAGCCGTTGGCCGTCGGAGGAGAACATGGGGAAGCCGTCGAAACCATCACTGTAAGTGATTCTCTCCTGCCCCTGGCCATCAATGCCTATCATGAAAATATCGAATTCGCGGCCACGCGGATCAGCCGTGTTGCTTGAAAATATGATGCGTTTGCCATCGGGATGAAAGAACGGCGCGAAATTTGCGGCGCCATTGCGGGTAATCTGCCGCTTGTTGCTGCCATCGGCATTCATCACGAACAGTTCCAGCTTGGTGGGCCGGATGAGACCATCTTTCAATAGCGCGCGGTAGTCATCCAGCTCTTTTCCATCCCCCGGCCCATTGCCAGGATGATGCGCACGGTAAACGATTTGCTTCCCGTCGGCGGAAAAGAATGCTCCTCCATCATATCCAGGCTCACTAGTGAGGCGACGAACGTTCGATCCATCGGAGTCCATGTAGTATAGATCCAGGTCGCCATCGCGCACCGAGGTAAAGACTATCTTCTTCCCATCGCGGGAGAGCGTGGCCTCGGCATCGTAGCCGGGCTGCTTGGTCAACTGTGTCAGTCCCGACCCATCCCAGTTCGCCGTGAAAATATCGTAGGAGTCATCGATAGGCCAAACATATCCGCGCGAATAGTCCGGCTTGGGAGGACACGCCGCGCTCTTCAAATGCGTTGACGAATAGAGAATGCGCTGGCGTCCGGGAAAAATGTACGAACAAGTTGTGCGGCCCTGGCCCGTGCTAACCAGGCGGCGCTGACCGCCCTGCACATCCATCAAGTAAATTTGGTCGCAACTCGCCGCGCCATCGTGGCCCTGATAGGTCAGCCAGCGATTGTCGTCGGAGAAGTAAGCTTCAGCATTCTCACCGGCAAAGGTGAGCTGGCGAACATTTCCAAAGTGGCTTTCCTGGGGATGCGCTAGAGCAGGCATGGCTTGAGTCTGAGGCTGAGATCGGACGGATAACGGCCAACGCCCGCCTGCTGCTGTGATTACAAGCAATAGAAAACTAGCGGCAATCATTAAGCCTGATCTCAATTTAATCATCGTCAAACCGGCCCCCACGCCATTTTCCTATTCTACTCCCGAATCAGGCACCGGGCTAATGACTGGGCATTCCATGAGAATATGGCGATCAGGCGGACTCGCCAACGCTTTCGGTGTAGTATGCCAGACCTATTGGTTCTTGAGACAAATTGAGACCTGCGGCCCATTGGATTACATGCCACCTCAGGCTACTTTGGATCAGGGGCCAGTGGATCTGATTTCCGACCCCCATTCCAAACCTCATCGCCCAAACCGGCGTATGGAGAGAATTGCGAGACGGGCATGACACATCAATTGGCGGAACTACAGGATATCCCAATAAAGGACATCCAAGTAATGAAGGCCAACGTCCGCCGGGTCGTCGAGTCACTGGACGTTTGCTGGCGCTGTCAAAACGTGACGGAATGCAATCGACACATATTGGGCAATCTCGTTCTGGTCTGGCTATGCCAAGGCTGTCTCACGGAGATGGAGCATCTGAATACGCCGCAAGAAGCCCGACCAAAGCGACAGAGAAAAGTATTGGCATAGTTCCAGTTGCTACGGCCTGTTACTACGGATTGACACAGACTCGCCTCATAAACGCTGGGATTCCCTCTTGCTACGGACCGTCCGCAACCGCGCAACGCCGTTATCCCCAAGTGTTCGGAAATTTCCTAGGTTTGACAGCCCTAATTACAGAATATAATCGATAGTGTCCATGAAGGAATTTTCTGCTTGAAGAGGGGTTCGGGATGACTACCCACAGAGAATTTCAGGAAATCAATTTAATCTATCAAACCATAATCGAGCGATTGCTTCGTTGCCCGCTTCCTTTGCCGGAAGTGGTACAACAAGCAGCCGCCGATGGGACGGCCCCTACCGCCGACGCAGGAGCTCCGCAAGAGGCTGCATCTTGGATCGAATTGCTGAATCTTGCCGTTACACCACATCTACTGCGAACGTACGTCTTGGAAAACAATCCGAAAGACTCCGCCCTGCGCTCACTCATCCGGTTTCTGGTCAGCAAGCCGTTGCATTCGCAGGAAGATCACGACAAGGTTGATTGGCTGGTAACCCATCTCTTTAGCATAAGAGAAGCTGGAAGCCAGCGTCCCACAGCCTGGCCTAAAATGGATGTCAATGAAATTCTTAGCGGCCTGGAGTTCCCCAGTCTTTCCATGCAGTCAGAAGACATGTTGATGGAAATGCCGGCCTTGATCGATGAGGTAAAGTACTTCCGGACTTTCAGCGAGATAACCGATTCCCACATCATTCGACGCGCGCGAGACATGAAGAATCTATTTGGCGAGTAATTTTTTCATCCCGCAGTATTAACGGCGGTCGTCAATTACAATCTATTCTTCGGGAAGCAGTTTAATGCTTTGTTTCAGGACACCTTGCGGCAGGTTCACGAATTTGCGAAATCAGACCCCAACACCGAGGCGCCGGACGAGCGAAAGTTGTTATCCAGCGACTATCGATTGACGGACACAGCCTTCAGCAACCTGGGCAGACATGGCCGCAAGGAGAGCAACGACCATTCGGCTGCGGGAAATCTGGCTTCCCAGCAGCTCTCGCCTGAGCAGCAACTGAAACAGATGGGAGTCGATGCAGAGCAGGAAAGCCTTTACCTCCGCAATCGCGTGGAAGAGCTGCTAATGCGCGTGCGCGGTAATGCCAATACCACTTCGATCCCCAACTCCTTCGCTCCGTTGCAGCTGGATGATTGGGAAGCTGGGGCGATGCGCAATCCATTTCCGGAAAGCGAGCAGAGCTTTCGCGCCGACTACGCTCGCGGCATAACCAGCGCCATTGCCATCGTCTTCAGTATCTACGAAGAGATCCCCCAGTACCTTGAAAAAAAGGGGACTGAATTTCTCTGGAAACGTCATCATGATTCGCTCGTTTATCTGCTTTATGAAGGACGCAACCACAAGGACTTCTTACTGCAACTCTCCGCATCCAGCGGTGACCGTGGCTTGAATGAAAAAGCCCGGCAACTGCAAACGACCGCCAATAAGCTCGGTGTGGGACTCGGTAAGGTTGCGGAGTTGTTCTAAACTTTTCTCCGCTCCACTACAATCTTAAATCACCGTGCGGATTCTGAAGCTTATTATTCAGGACGCCGGTTCTCCACCAGAGTGGACGACCCGTTGACGCTCCACCATTGGCCTGATAGGATGTCTTTTACTTGGATTTTCTCCTACTCATGGCCATTCTCCCCATTACCGAAGGTCTCACGTTTGATGATGTGTTGCTGCTTCCTGGCCTATCGGACGTTTTGCCTATTTCCGTCGACACCGCCACGTTCTTCACTCGCAACATTCGCCTGAACATTCCGCTATCCAGTTCCGCCATGGACACCGTAACCGAAGCGCCCTTGGCCATTGCCATTGCTCAACAGGGCGGGATCGGCATCATCCACCGCAACATGTCGATCGAGAAGCAGGTGCTGGAAGTGGATCGCGTTAAGCGCAGCGAGAGCGGCATGATCTCCGACCCGGTTACGTTGCCTCCGGATCAGAAAGTTTCGGACGCGCTGGAAGTCATGCGACGCTACAAGATCTCCGGCGTCCCCGTCACCCAAAATCGCAAGCTGGTGGGAATCCTCACCAATCGCGACTTGCGCTTCGAGACGCGCCTCGATCTACCCATCAGCGAAGTGATGACCCGCGAAAATCTGGTTACCGTCGCTGTCGGAACAACGCTGGAAGAAGCCGAGTTGATCCTCCAGCGCCATCGCGTTGAGAAATTGCCGGTGGTGGATGACCAGTACAACCTATGCGGGCTGATTACCGTTAAGGATATCCAGAAAAAGCGCCGCTATCCGCTGGCCGCAAAGGACGACAAAGGTCGCCTGCGCGTCGGGGCCGCTGTGGGCGCCACTGGCGATTTCGTGGAACGTGCCTTGGAGTTAGCCAATACCAAAGTGGACGTAATCGTCATCGACACAGCCCATGCCCACTCCACTCGCGTATTGGAAGCCGTCAGAACGTTGCGCCGGCAGCTTACCGGCGTCGACCTCATCGCGGGAAACGTGGCTACCTATGAGGGCGCTTTTGACCTGGCTAAACTCGACGTGGATGCCATCAAAGTAGGAATTGGGCCCGGTTCCATCTGCACCACGCGCGTGGTTACCGGCGCTGGCGTCCCGCAGATCACGGCTGTGATGGAGTCGTGCAGAGCCGCAAAGGACTCCGGTATCCCGGTAATCGCCGATGGGGGCATCAAGTTCTCCGGGGACGTCACCAAGATTCTGGCTGCTGGAGCTCACTCGGTAATGGTGGGAAATCTCCTGGCCGGCTGCGACGAAAGTCCGGGCGAGTTTGTTCTCTATCAAGGCCGCACGTTCAAGGCCTATCGCGGTATGGGGTCGCTCGGCGTAATGGAGACCGGAGTCAGCCGCGACCGTTACTCGCAAGATATGGTCCAGCGCGACAAGCTCATCCCGGAGGGCATTGAAGGCCGCGTTCCTCATAAGGGCTCGCTGGAATCAATGGTGCTCCAATTAGTCGGCGGCCTCCGCTCGGGCATGGGTTACTGCGGCGCGGCCACTCTCGAAGAGTTACGGACCAAATCACGCTTCGTGCGCATCACCACCGCCGGCTTGCGTGAAAGCCACGTTCACGATGTTATCATCACCAAAGAGGCTCCCAACTACCGCCTCGACTAACCCGCAGCAGCCAGTATCGACCGGTCTGTCCCCTTTGCTGGGCTGCTAATTGGACTTGACTGCCAGTGATGTCCCAGCCTTCCGCGGAATCGCAGAATCTTCCACGCACATCCCGATACGAGTTTCTTGATCTGCTGCGCGGCGTTGCCGTGTTGATGATGATCGATGGCCACGCCATGCGTGCCCTGCTCGACCGCCGGATTCGGGCGACCTTTGCCTATGACATCCATGAACTTTTTCACGGCCTGCCAGCACCGATCTTCCTGTTCGCCGCCGGAGCCGCGTTTGCCTTTACCCTGGAAACTTCAGCAGGTCACAGGAGAGTTGCCGATCCGACCGCCGATCGCAAACGGAATTGGCACCGGCGCCGGCGCCTGCTGAATGTCCTGCTGATGGCATACGGTCTGCAACTCAGCTATTTCTCACTTCGTCAAACGATTGCCTCCAGCACGCCAGAACAGTTTGTCATCCTGCTCAACTTCAATGTCCTGCAGTGCATTGTGATTAGCGTGCTGGCGCTGCGCTGGTTGAGCACGTGGGCTTCATCCCAAGAATCACTGGCGCGCATCTGCACCGGACTCGCCTTGGGAATGGGCTTGGCTACGCCGCTGGTCTGGGCCATCGCACCCAGTGTGCCGATGTGGCTGGGAACCGTACTGAGTCGACACTACAGCTCGTATTTTCCTCTATTTCCTTACGCGGCGTTTACGTTTGCTGGTGCGGCATGGGGAGTGCGCTTCCAGATGGCATGCACCCGCAACGAAGAGTCCAGATTTCTGCAGCGCACCATTGTTGCGGGCGGAGTGGGGATGGTGGTCTGCACATTACTGGCGGGCATTCCATGGCCACCGCTTTACGCGGAGTTTTGGTGGTCGAGCCCCTGGTATCTCTGGCTGCGGATCGGCCTGCTAGCGTTGCTCGGCGCGCTGTTTCGCAGAATGGAGACCGGTGCCGCGAGCACTCAGGGCAGCAATCATGGCAGGACGCTCCGTTTGCTGGCTCTGCTGGGCAGGCAGTCGTTCTATATCTACATTGCTCATCTGCTGGTCCTGTACGGATCGGCCTACAATCCCAGATGGAACATGCTCCGCAAGCTGGGAACGAATCTTCCCTTTTGGGAATCCGCCGTAGCCACGACCCTACTGGTCCTCGTTATGATCCTTTCCGCGATGTTCTGGGACTGGGCAAAGAAAACGCATCCGGTACGTGCCAATCAATTCAAATGGGCGCTGGCTACCTATTTAATCATCGTCTTCCTCATTTCGTAACCGGCGCTGGCCGCAATCGCTGTGCGCACAAAAAAAAGGGAGAGACTGAGTCTCTCCCTTCTCGCAATATACGCAACAATTTGCCAAACAAAGAAACTGACTTGAATACTCCTATTTCTCGGCCTTGGCCTTCTTAGCTGGGGCTTTCTTAGCAGGAGCCTTTTTAGCTGGTTCCTTCTTGGCTGGAGCTTCGGCTGCTGCCTCTGCTTCAGCGGGCGCTGTCTTTCCCCGCTTCTTCTTCTCTTTTTCAGTAACCTGTTCCTTCAGCTCACTGCCCACCAGTTCGACCATGGCCATATCGGCTCCGTCGCCGAGGCGTGGTCCGAGATGAATAATGCGCAGATACCCGCCGGTACGGCTTGAAAAACGGGGCGCCAAGGTATCAAACACTTTTTTTACAGCAAGTGGAGTTTGTAGAAAAGCAGCGGCTTGGCGGCGGGCATGAAGAGTCTCGGCCTTGCCCAAGGTGATCATTTTTTCCGCCCACGGACGCAACGCCTTGGCTTTGGTAACCGTCGTGGTAATCCGCTCATGCTCCATCAGCGAGGTCACAAGATTGCGGAGCAACGCCCTACGATGACTAGTGTTCCGTCCTAATTTCCATCCCGCTCTGCGGTGTCTCATAACCTATCTCTCAATCATTAATTTCGTTCTGTGCTATCCCGATCCGCCTGCGTGATCAGGATGCTATTCGCGGGTGGCTGCCGGCGCGATCAAGTTGCCGCGCTCATCGACTCGCATCCCAAGGCTTAAACCCATGCTTTGCAAAATTTCTTTGATTTCGTTCAGGGACTTGCGGCCAAAGTTTTTGGTGCGCAGCATCTCCGACTCACTCTTCTGAATCAGTTCGCCGATCGTTTGAATGTTGGCGTTCTTCAGGCAGTTGTAAGACCGCACCGAAAGCTCCAGCTCTTCCACGGAGCGATTCAAATTCTCATTGCGCAACTCCAGCCCGCCGGGCATGGATTCTTCATACGCCGTGGCGCGCTCTTCAAAGTTGATGAAGATGGCCATGTGGTCCTTCAACAGCTTGGCGGCCAAGCCGACCGAATCCTGCGGGGCGATCGATCCGTTGGTCCACACCTTCAAAGTCAGCTTATCGTAATCGGTAACCTGCCCAAGCCGCGCAGGCTCCACCGTGTAATTCACTTTGCGCACGGGAGAATGCACGGAGTCGATCGGGATGTAACCAATTGCCAAATCATCATCAAAGTTCTGATCTGCGCTAATGTAACCACGACCGTGCTTAATGCGGATCTCAACATGCAGCTTGCCACCTTCGCTAACCGTGGCCAGATAGATGTTCGGATCAAGTACTTCCACATCCGCATCGGTCTGTATGTGCGAGGAAAGGACTTTACCGGGCTTATCGATGATGATCGAAAGAGTCTTGGGTCGGTCACCATGCAAGCGCAGCGGAATTTGTTTGAGATTGAGAATAATGTCAGTGGCGTCTTCGACCACGCCGGGAATCGGAGAGAACTCGTGCAACACCCCTTCGATTTTTACAGCGGTAACTGCCGCTCCTTCAATCGAAGAGAGCAACACACGGCGCAGAGAATTTCCAACGGTGGTGCCAAATCCGCGCTCGAATGGTTGCGCGGAAAACTCGCCATAGGTTGGCGTCAGCGTCTCCAGATTGACCGCCAACCGCTTCGGTTTTTGAAAACCCTTCCAGAGCATCACGATAGTTTCTCCTGAATCTCACCCCGGAAAACAATATCCATTCGGTGCCAGCGGGTGTGGGATGAACCATCCGCCTCTCACCGTGCAGCGTCTTACGCTGCAACCAACTCTCGCCGCCTACTTCGAGTACAATTCGACAATGAGCTGTTCTTGAATCGGCTGCTGAATGTCAGAACGTGAAGGATTCGACAGTACCCGGCCACGCATATTGTCGCGATCCATCTCCAACCATTGAGGGACCGAGCGGTGCGACGAGCTGTCACGATTGGCCACAATCGTCTTATTTTCTTTGCTGTTGGCGCGGACTTCGATCACATCGCTCGGCTTGACCAGATACGACGGAATATTGACCTTGCGGCCATTCACCTGGAAATGCCCGTGACGAACCAACTGCCGAGCCTGCGCACGCGAGGTTCCCAGGCCAAGACGGTGAACAACGTTGTCCATGCGCCGCTCCAGATACTGCAGCAGCATCTCGCCGGTGATGCCTTTGGACACATCGGCTTTTTCGAAGTATCGGCGGAACTGACCTTCCAGTACTCCGTAGATGCGCCGCACCTTCTGCTTTTCGCGCAGTTGTAAGCCGTAACCGAGCATTCTCGGGCGGCGGTCTTTGCCATGCTGTCCGGGAGGAACATTGCGCTTCTCAATCGCGCACTTCTCCGTCTGGCAACGGTCACCCTTCAAAAATAATTTTGTGCCTTCTCGCCGGCACATCCGGCATACAGGACCAATATTTCTAGCCAAGCTTGCTTCCTCCTGCTGGTCTTGCACCAACTCTAATTTCAAATGTCATCGCCAAACCGAAGCCTGCAACACTACCATCTTCCGCAATCACACGCGCAATCGCGCACTCAACTCAAACTCTGCGCTTTTTCGGGGGGCGACAACCGTTATGCGGAATAGGCGTAACGTCGCGGATCGACTTAATGTCCAAACCCGACGAGGCCAGCGCCCTGATGGCGGATTCGCGTCCGGAACCAGGTCCGGTAACGCGCACATCCACAGTCCTGAGCCCATGATCGCGCGCGGCATGCGCAGCCGTCTGCGCCGCTTGCTGCGCTGCAAAGGGAGTTCCCTTGCGCGAACCGCGGAATCCGAGTGAGCCGGAACTTGACCAGGAAAGCACATTGCCGTTGAAGTCGGCGATCGTCACCAGCGTATTGTTAAAGCTGGCCTGGATATGCACAATGCCGCTGGTAACGTGCTTCCGCTCTTTTTTCTTGAAGGCTTTCTTTTTGCCTTTTTTCTCGACTACTGGCTTTGCCATTCCCGCTCCTACAATTTTCCGTCTCTGTTACTGACCAGACTGAGACACAACCTGGGATTCAGCCTAGGTCTTTGCGGACGCCTTCTTCTTGTTGGTAACCGTGCCACGTCGCGGCCCTTTGCGCGTTCGGGCGTTGGTGTGCGTACGCTGCCCGTGAACCGGCAAATTTCGGCGATGGCGGCTTCCCTTGTAACATCCGATCTCGATCAACCGGCGTATGTTCAGGGAAATTTCTTTGCGCAGCTCACCTTCCGTGGAGCCATCATCCTCCAGAATTTTGCGGATGCGCGCCACTTCTTCCTCGGTGAGATCCTTCACGCGTGTTTCAATATTTATTCCAGCGCGCTGGCACACCGAGTTGGAACGAGCCAGACCTACGCCATAAATGTAGGTCAACCCGATCTCCACGCGCTTTCCCAAGGGCAAATCCACGCCCACGATTCGCGCCATAATACTGCTCCTCCTGCACTTCAAATACTCGCGCTCAGTGAAAACCTGTTCGGACGCTGCCTCAACAAAACCAGGCGATTGCGGACACGCTATCTGCTAGCGTTAGCCCTGCCGTTGCTTGTGTTTCTTGGTGGCGCAAATCACCCGCACCACGCCTTTGCGGTGAATCACCTTGCATTTATCGCAAATTTTCTTGACCGATGCTCGAACTTTCATAATCCTAAAACCTCGTCTATTAGAGCCACCCGCAGTGCTGACTACGGTCGCGTCAAAACCCATGGACCGTTCTTTGTTACCACCACCGTATGCTCGAAATGCGCCGAATGGCTGCCATCTTCCGTTACCGCCGTCCACTGGTCCTGCAGGACGCGGGAGGCGTAATGGCCCATGTTTACCATCGGTTCGATGGCTAACACCATTCCCTCTTTCAGTTTCGGCCCCTGCCCCGCCGGCCCGTAGTTGGGAACCTTGGGGTCCTCATGGAGTTTGCGACCAATGCCGTGTCCGACAAACTCCCGCACCACTGAAAAACCATTTTTTACTACATGCTGCTCAACCGCAGCGGAGATATCTCCCACCCGATTGCCCAATCGCATTTGTTCGATGGCGGCTCCGAGCGACTCTTCCGTAACTTTCAGCAGCTTCTGCAACTCCGGGGTAATCGCACCCACGGGTACCGTAATCGCGGAATCACCGTAATATCCATCTACTTCAACGCCGACATCAATGCTAACGATGTCCCCTTCGCGCAATACTTTCTTCGGAGACGGTATACCATGCACAATCTCGTCGTTAACCGAAGTACAAAGAATGCAGGGGTAATTGTAAAGCCCCTTAAATGCGGCCTTGGCCCCGCGCTTGGCCAGCCACTTCTCCGCAGCAGTCTCCAGATCGAACGTCGAAATTCCCGGTCTCACATGGGCGCGCACTTCGTTCAGCAGCTCCCAAGTGGTCAGGCCAGCCCGGCGCATCGTCTCAATCTCCAAGGCTGACTTGCAGATAATCATCTCTCAAAGTCCTGAAACCGCCGCTCCGCTACGCTGCCCTTAAACCGCCGCGAGGAGCTTGCTCAGATCCTCCGTGATTTTTTCCGGCCGCTGCTCACCATCCAACTGGACCAGCCGTCCGTCTTTCCGGTAAAACTCAATGAGTGGCGCCGTCAGCAGTTCGTATGCAATCAAGCGCTCACGAATGGCGTCCTCGCGGTCATCCGAACGCTGGACCAACGCCGTTTGATCCAAATCGCAAACCAGATCCGCCGCTGGTGTTTTCGTTTTCAGGTTATACACCGCGTGGCACTTCGGACAGGTGCGCCGTGAACTAAGGCGCTCCACAATCAAGTCGTAGCTGACTTTCATGTTCACTACGACCGGGTCCTGCTGGCCGCGCGACGCCAGAATCTGCTTCAGCGTCTGGGCCTGTGCCACCGTGCGCGGATAACCATCCAACAAAAATCCGCTACTACAATCCGACTGGAGCAGCCTTTCGCGCACCATGCCGTTTACAATCTCGTCGCTGACCAGTTCACCGCGATCCATGGACGTCTTGGCCAGCATCCCCAGCGGGGTTCCTTCCAGGACATTCTCGCGGAAGATGTTACCCGTCGAGATATGCGGAATCCCCAGGAGCCGGGAAATCTTGATGGACTGCGTTCCCTTGCCTGTTCCAGGCGCCCCCAAAAAAATCAATGGCAGCGCGGCTCGAGTACTGACCTTCCAGTTCATCCGTCTCGATCGCTCCCGCAGGATGCTTCTCTCTTACATTTCCAGACCCGCGCTGTGCAGACTGGGAATCGCCAGGAGAAGACTAGCCGGCGATCACTTCCACTTTGCCACCTGCTTTGAGAATCTTTTCCTTCGCCGACTCGCTGAACTTGTGCGCTGAAACGGTTACAGCCTTTTTCAGCTCACCTTCCCCCAGCACTT contains:
- a CDS encoding 30S ribosomal protein S13 yields the protein MARIVGVDLPLGKRVEIGLTYIYGVGLARSNSVCQRAGINIETRVKDLTEEEVARIRKILEDDGSTEGELRKEISLNIRRLIEIGCYKGSRHRRNLPVHGQRTHTNARTRKGPRRGTVTNKKKASAKT
- a CDS encoding 30S ribosomal protein S11, giving the protein MAKPVVEKKGKKKAFKKKERKHVTSGIVHIQASFNNTLVTIADFNGNVLSWSSSGSLGFRGSRKGTPFAAQQAAQTAAHAARDHGLRTVDVRVTGPGSGRESAIRALASSGLDIKSIRDVTPIPHNGCRPPKKRRV
- the map gene encoding type I methionyl aminopeptidase, whose protein sequence is MIICKSALEIETMRRAGLTTWELLNEVRAHVRPGISTFDLETAAEKWLAKRGAKAAFKGLYNYPCILCTSVNDEIVHGIPSPKKVLREGDIVSIDVGVEVDGYYGDSAITVPVGAITPELQKLLKVTEESLGAAIEQMRLGNRVGDISAAVEQHVVKNGFSVVREFVGHGIGRKLHEDPKVPNYGPAGQGPKLKEGMVLAIEPMVNMGHYASRVLQDQWTAVTEDGSHSAHFEHTVVVTKNGPWVLTRP
- a CDS encoding DNA-directed RNA polymerase subunit alpha, which produces MLWKGFQKPKRLAVNLETLTPTYGEFSAQPFERGFGTTVGNSLRRVLLSSIEGAAVTAVKIEGVLHEFSPIPGVVEDATDIILNLKQIPLRLHGDRPKTLSIIIDKPGKVLSSHIQTDADVEVLDPNIYLATVSEGGKLHVEIRIKHGRGYISADQNFDDDLAIGYIPIDSVHSPVRKVNYTVEPARLGQVTDYDKLTLKVWTNGSIAPQDSVGLAAKLLKDHMAIFINFEERATAYEESMPGGLELRNENLNRSVEELELSVRSYNCLKNANIQTIGELIQKSESEMLRTKNFGRKSLNEIKEILQSMGLSLGMRVDERGNLIAPAATRE
- a CDS encoding 30S ribosomal protein S4, which translates into the protein MARNIGPVCRMCRREGTKLFLKGDRCQTEKCAIEKRNVPPGQHGKDRRPRMLGYGLQLREKQKVRRIYGVLEGQFRRYFEKADVSKGITGEMLLQYLERRMDNVVHRLGLGTSRAQARQLVRHGHFQVNGRKVNIPSYLVKPSDVIEVRANSKENKTIVANRDSSSHRSVPQWLEMDRDNMRGRVLSNPSRSDIQQPIQEQLIVELYSK
- a CDS encoding adenylate kinase, whose product is MNWKVSTRAALPLIFLGAPGTGKGTQSIKISRLLGIPHISTGNIFRENVLEGTPLGMLAKTSMDRGELVSDEIVNGMVRERLLQSDCSSGFLLDGYPRTVAQAQTLKQILASRGQQDPVVVNMKVSYDLIVERLSSRRTCPKCHAVYNLKTKTPAADLVCDLDQTALVQRSDDREDAIRERLIAYELLTAPLIEFYRKDGRLVQLDGEQRPEKITEDLSKLLAAV
- a CDS encoding 50S ribosomal protein L36; translated protein: MKVRASVKKICDKCKVIHRKGVVRVICATKKHKQRQG